The Deinococcus proteolyticus MRP genome includes a window with the following:
- a CDS encoding NAD(P)/FAD-dependent oxidoreductase, with the protein MIAVVGGGLIGASIAFELAQAGADVLVLDAGKRGAAWQAGAGMLTPTGERLHGTPLGDLAARSLSLWPDFARRLAQASGLAVPFRGGIEHVNSPGLRPSDPAALSPHEATTHPPTIVRAALHGLDVRRAEVLRLEQVPGGVRLVTDAGPLTAARVVLAAGAWSGRFGLPVFPVRGQAALLAAAPVPARYSTKARGFPLYGLPRPDGVYLGATVRPHCWDTAARAQDARWLGAAAPLLWPELELPQPAQMLVGLRPCTADGQPIVRRLSEDGRVWAATGHGRHGALLAPLTAQQVAQELL; encoded by the coding sequence ATGATTGCTGTTGTCGGCGGCGGTCTTATCGGGGCCAGCATCGCTTTTGAACTTGCCCAGGCAGGTGCAGACGTGCTGGTGCTGGACGCGGGCAAGCGCGGTGCAGCGTGGCAGGCGGGCGCGGGGATGCTCACGCCGACGGGCGAGCGGCTGCACGGCACCCCGCTGGGGGACCTGGCCGCCCGGAGCCTCAGCCTCTGGCCCGACTTTGCCCGCCGGTTGGCTCAAGCGTCGGGGCTGGCCGTGCCCTTTCGCGGCGGCATTGAGCATGTGAACTCTCCCGGTCTTAGGCCTTCAGACCCTGCGGCCCTCAGCCCCCATGAGGCAACCACCCATCCCCCCACCATCGTCCGTGCCGCGCTGCACGGGTTGGATGTTCGCCGCGCCGAAGTGCTGCGGCTTGAGCAGGTGCCTGGCGGCGTCCGGCTCGTCACCGACGCTGGCCCCCTGACGGCGGCGCGGGTGGTGCTGGCGGCAGGTGCGTGGTCGGGGCGCTTTGGCCTGCCGGTCTTCCCAGTGCGGGGTCAGGCGGCGCTGTTGGCGGCGGCCCCTGTCCCTGCCCGCTACAGCACCAAAGCCAGGGGTTTTCCGCTTTACGGCCTGCCGCGTCCCGACGGGGTGTACCTGGGAGCCACCGTGCGCCCGCACTGCTGGGACACCGCCGCCAGGGCGCAGGACGCCCGCTGGCTGGGGGCCGCCGCACCGCTCCTCTGGCCGGAGCTGGAATTGCCGCAGCCCGCGCAAATGCTGGTGGGGCTGCGGCCCTGTACCGCAGACGGGCAGCCCATCGTGCGGCGGCTGTCGGAGGACGGGCGGGTCTGGGCGGCGACAGGGCACGGGCGGCACGGTGCCTTGCTGGCCCCTCTCACCGCGCAGCAAGTGGCGCAGGAGCTGTTATGA